Within the Gordonia westfalica genome, the region GACGAGCCGAAGGTGCCGACCGCGTCGGCTCAGGCACTGGTCCTGCCCGAGTCCGCGTTCCCGGACATCACCGGCGAGTTCACACTGGACACCGAGCAGTCCGGCGACGACGGCACGACCGTCGACAACGAGAAGTGCGACAAGCTCGTGAACACGCCGGACACGAATGCCGACTACACCGAACGCGAGCTCACCGAGACGCCGGAGTCGAGCGAGGTCTTCTTCGGCCTGGATTCGTACAACGCGGACGTGACCAAGCCGGCCAACGGTAGCTACGACGACTTCGAGGACATCCTCGACGCGTGCTCGACGTTCACCCTGAACCTCGAAGAGGACGGCGAGACCATCCCGGTGAAGCTCAAGCTGGACAAGCAGACCCTGCCCATCGACGGCGACTACAAGGCCTTCCGCATGGTCGGCGAGTTCGACGTCGAGGGCATCGAGATCCACATGGTCGGGACCCTGGCGGTCGGCGAGGAACGCGGTGTCGCGTTCTCCGTGGGCCACAGCACCTTCAGCGACTCCCCGCCGTCGGTCAGCTCGGAGGTCAACAGCAACCTCGCCGAGATGTTCACCGCGCAGCGTCAGCAGATCAAGGACGCCGCCTAGTTCCGACGCTCCGCAGGATCGCCTCCCATCTCGCCGGGGATTGAGAACGACGCCGGCCGGGTATCGCCTAGCACGACAATGTCTCCCGCGAGTGGAAGAGGTGGGTGTGGCCGGCACGGACGCGTTCGACAAGATGGTCGCGATCATCGATTACCCGGTGTTCGTGGTCACCGCCGTCGCCGAAGGGCGACGGTCCGGATGTCTCGTCGGGTTCGCCACCCAGACGAGCATCGATCCCCGACGCTTCCTGATCGGGATCTCGCAGGCGAACCACACGCACGGCGTCGCGACCTCCGCCGAGTACCTCGCGGTTCATCTGATACCGGCCGATCAGAAGGAGCTCGCCGAACTGTTCGGCGGGCAGACCGGCGACGAGATCGACAAGTTCGAACACTGTCGGTGGTCCGAGGGACCGTACGGGTTGCCGATCCTCGAGGATTCGGAGAGGTGGTTCGCCGCACGGGTACTCGAGCGCATCGATGTCGGGGACCACACGGCGCACATCGTCGAACCGGTCGACGGCGCGGTCTCGGACGACGACCCGTCACGCGACTCGTGGGCCGGGTTCGCAGATACCCTCCACATCGAGCCGGGACACGACGCATGAGCGACACGACCGGCCGGGAGCACGGTCCGGACTTCGATGCGCCGACCTTCGCCGAACACCTCTACGCCGATTTCCCTGAGGGACTCCGCACCAACATGGTGATGAGCATCGACGGTTCGGTGAGCTTCCGGGGCCGGGTCGGCCCGTTGTCCTCACCGGCCGACCGTGCTCTCTTCCACGCTCTTCGGGCGCTGTCCGACGTCGTGCTCGTCGGCGCGGCCACCGCGCGGGTCGAAAAGTACGGTCCCCCAGCCCTTTCCCCCGAGCTGACCGAATTGCGGTCACGCACCCGCGGCTCGGGAACCTCGGACATCCCACGCCTGGCGATCGTCTCGCTGTCCTGTTCGCTGCCCGAGAAGTCGCTCGACGTACCGCCCGGACAACGTCCGATCGTCATCACCTCCGCGCGTGCCGACACCTCCGCAGTGGGCGACCGGGCGGAGGTGATCGCCGTGGGCGACGAGACCATCGACCTTCCCGCCGCGATCGACGAACTGCGCGCCCGGGGGCTACACCGCATCAATTGCGAGGGCGGTCCGAGCCTGCTCGACAAACTCACCGAAGCCGACCTCGTCGACGAGTTCTGCGTGACGATGGCTCCTCAGGTGACCGCCGAGGGCAACCCGGTCACCGACCCTGCCGCCGCTGTCCTGAGTCCGCTCGACACCCCGCGTCGATTCCGGCTCAAACACGCCGTC harbors:
- a CDS encoding flavin reductase family protein is translated as MVAIIDYPVFVVTAVAEGRRSGCLVGFATQTSIDPRRFLIGISQANHTHGVATSAEYLAVHLIPADQKELAELFGGQTGDEIDKFEHCRWSEGPYGLPILEDSERWFAARVLERIDVGDHTAHIVEPVDGAVSDDDPSRDSWAGFADTLHIEPGHDA
- a CDS encoding pyrimidine reductase family protein, with amino-acid sequence MSDTTGREHGPDFDAPTFAEHLYADFPEGLRTNMVMSIDGSVSFRGRVGPLSSPADRALFHALRALSDVVLVGAATARVEKYGPPALSPELTELRSRTRGSGTSDIPRLAIVSLSCSLPEKSLDVPPGQRPIVITSARADTSAVGDRAEVIAVGDETIDLPAAIDELRARGLHRINCEGGPSLLDKLTEADLVDEFCVTMAPQVTAEGNPVTDPAAAVLSPLDTPRRFRLKHAVPHGDDVFLRYVR